Proteins found in one Paenibacillus dendritiformis genomic segment:
- a CDS encoding c-type cytochrome → MFKKMTMMITAVVLVIGLGACASSNKQEAGTNQGQNQGQNQGQPPAETTPPAATVDAAAVYKQNCLVCHGANLEGQVGPNLQKVGATRTPEEISTVIHQGGNGMNAFEGVLSEDEISALVDWLSAKK, encoded by the coding sequence ATGTTCAAAAAAATGACCATGATGATCACTGCTGTAGTTCTTGTAATCGGACTGGGCGCATGCGCTTCTTCAAATAAGCAGGAAGCCGGCACGAATCAGGGGCAGAACCAGGGACAGAATCAAGGCCAACCCCCAGCAGAAACGACGCCCCCTGCCGCTACCGTAGATGCCGCAGCGGTCTATAAGCAAAATTGCCTGGTCTGCCATGGCGCCAATCTGGAAGGACAAGTCGGGCCGAACCTGCAAAAGGTCGGGGCGACGCGCACTCCGGAAGAAATCTCGACCGTCATTCATCAGGGAGGCAACGGGATGAATGCGTTCGAGGGAGTATTGAGCGAGGATGAGATTAGCGCATTGGTAGACTGGTTGTCTGCCAAGAAATAA
- a CDS encoding glutathione peroxidase, whose product MATVYDFTVKKPNGELTSLRDYEGQVILIVNTASKCGFTPQFKELQALYDKFKDRGFAVLGFPCAQFGNQEFEKTEETMEFCQVNYGVTFPMFAKVDVKGPDADPLFAHLTHEKKGLLGSTEIKWNFTKFLVGKDGRVVDRYAPQTNPAKLEDEIVALL is encoded by the coding sequence ATGGCAACGGTTTACGATTTTACAGTGAAGAAGCCGAATGGCGAATTGACGTCCCTGCGGGATTACGAAGGGCAAGTGATCCTTATCGTCAATACCGCGAGCAAATGCGGATTTACACCGCAATTCAAGGAGCTGCAGGCCTTGTATGACAAGTTTAAGGATCGCGGCTTCGCCGTGCTCGGCTTTCCGTGCGCCCAGTTCGGCAATCAAGAGTTCGAGAAGACGGAGGAGACGATGGAGTTCTGTCAGGTTAATTACGGCGTCACCTTCCCGATGTTCGCGAAGGTGGATGTGAAGGGGCCCGATGCCGATCCGTTGTTCGCCCATCTGACGCATGAGAAAAAAGGGCTGTTGGGCAGCACCGAGATCAAGTGGAACTTCACCAAATTCCTCGTCGGCAAAGACGGGCGCGTCGTGGACCGGTATGCTCCGCAGACGAATCCGGCCAAGCTGGAAGATGAAATTGTGGCTCTGCTCTAG
- a CDS encoding MarR family winged helix-turn-helix transcriptional regulator has protein sequence MTTSHSLPPDERLKLDNQLCFAIYAASRELTKLYRPLLERLELTYPQYLALLALWEHDGMTVKELGLRLYLDSGTLTPMLKRMEQQGLIRRARAAEDERKVILSLTDKGHSLKKEAACIPVQLAELADSARLEPARLLHDVRTLLEHLSQLSPQRAE, from the coding sequence ATGACGACATCCCATTCCCTGCCGCCGGATGAGCGGCTAAAGCTGGATAATCAGCTCTGCTTCGCCATTTATGCGGCTTCCCGGGAATTGACGAAGCTGTACCGGCCGCTGCTGGAGCGGCTGGAGCTGACCTACCCGCAATATCTCGCCCTCCTGGCGCTATGGGAGCATGACGGCATGACGGTGAAGGAATTGGGTCTTCGCTTATATTTGGACTCCGGAACGCTGACGCCGATGCTGAAGCGAATGGAGCAGCAAGGGCTGATTCGGCGGGCTCGCGCCGCAGAGGACGAACGCAAGGTCATCCTCTCGCTGACTGACAAGGGCCATTCCTTGAAAAAGGAGGCGGCCTGCATCCCTGTCCAATTAGCGGAGCTGGCTGACAGCGCCCGTCTGGAGCCGGCACGCCTGCTGCACGACGTCCGCACGCTGCTGGAGCATTTGTCGCAGCTTTCTCCGCAGCGGGCCGAATGA
- the serS gene encoding serine--tRNA ligase, which yields MLDIKWIRSHPDSVQEAARVKGMEFDVNELLQWDEARRARLQEADTLRQARNEASARIAACLRDGRRDEAETLKASVREMNETLERLERELGEAEREYRRCMLLVPNLPAADSPIGASDADNVELRRVGEPPRFAFDPLDHVELGERLGLIDTERGVKVAGSRSYYLRDAGVLLHRAVQQLALDLLAGRGFTLLDVPLLVREEALVGTGFFPLGEEQTYALPEDGRWLVGTSEVSLAAYYSGEIVDVSEPIRLAGASSCFRREVGSAGRDVRGLYRVHQFAKVEQVILTRSDPAESNRMLEEMVAHAEDILQALELPFRVMDVCTGDMSQKTYKQYDIETWMPGRAAYGETHSASNLLDFQARRLQIRYRDEDGALQYCHTLNNTAVASPRILIPLLENHQQADGSVRIPEALRPYMRGMDRIQ from the coding sequence ATGCTGGATATCAAATGGATTCGCAGCCACCCGGATTCGGTTCAGGAGGCGGCCCGGGTCAAAGGAATGGAGTTCGACGTGAACGAACTGCTGCAATGGGATGAAGCGAGAAGAGCGAGACTGCAGGAGGCGGATACGCTCCGCCAAGCCCGCAATGAGGCTTCGGCCCGCATCGCGGCCTGTCTGCGCGACGGACGGCGTGACGAAGCCGAGACGCTGAAGGCGAGTGTGCGGGAGATGAACGAGACGCTGGAGCGGCTGGAACGGGAGCTGGGCGAAGCGGAGCGGGAGTACCGCCGCTGTATGCTGCTCGTTCCGAATCTGCCGGCGGCGGATTCTCCGATCGGCGCTTCGGACGCCGACAATGTGGAGCTGCGGCGCGTCGGGGAGCCGCCCCGCTTCGCCTTCGACCCGCTTGACCATGTCGAGCTTGGCGAGCGGCTCGGCCTGATCGATACGGAGCGCGGGGTGAAGGTCGCGGGCTCGCGCAGCTATTACTTGCGGGATGCCGGCGTGCTGCTCCATCGGGCGGTGCAGCAGCTGGCGCTCGATCTGCTCGCCGGCCGCGGCTTCACGCTGCTGGACGTTCCGCTCCTCGTGCGGGAGGAAGCGCTCGTCGGCACCGGCTTCTTCCCGCTTGGCGAGGAGCAGACGTACGCGCTGCCCGAGGACGGCCGCTGGCTCGTCGGCACGTCTGAGGTCAGCCTCGCCGCGTATTACAGCGGCGAGATTGTGGACGTGAGCGAGCCGATCCGGCTGGCGGGCGCCTCGTCCTGCTTCCGCCGCGAAGTCGGCTCGGCCGGCCGGGATGTACGCGGCCTGTACCGGGTCCACCAGTTCGCCAAGGTGGAACAGGTCATCCTGACGCGCAGCGATCCGGCGGAATCGAACCGGATGCTGGAGGAGATGGTCGCCCACGCCGAGGATATCCTTCAGGCCTTGGAGCTGCCGTTCCGCGTCATGGACGTCTGCACCGGCGACATGTCGCAGAAGACGTATAAGCAGTACGATATCGAGACGTGGATGCCCGGGCGCGCCGCTTACGGCGAGACCCACTCGGCCTCGAATCTGCTCGACTTCCAGGCGCGGCGGCTGCAGATCCGCTACCGGGACGAGGATGGCGCGCTCCAGTACTGCCATACCCTCAACAATACGGCCGTCGCCAGCCCGCGCATCCTGATTCCGCTGCTGGAGAACCATCAGCAGGCGGACGGATCGGTGCGGATCCCAGAAGCGCTGCGGCCCTATATGCGGGGAATGGATCGCATCCAATAA
- a CDS encoding copper amine oxidase N-terminal domain-containing protein has translation MRKWMLAGLCLVIGLGLELLAGPGNAEAASKSAAGGKATNVYMNGFQLTEWRWERNYIMVPLFAFDDYSYFGNPNDQEITYKWDAATKTVWVYSKGKTNAVKLIADKTAAWVNGKEVELAAPVKIIDGHTYVPLRFVSEALGGEVEWNNSNRTAIIRTPERVRRDEVLRTGGLEDARKEALLLPSVFPNRELPYRAEGFEVKIEFPEGEALRYYYTVKDVKSYIAVNADGLAEVLWQGRTTANPDTYLEESGTRPEGEEALIYFQHTFPVQDTVKYGKIDKDGKATELGTFEVKRSLRNSADAVTAIAGEKRKDAADPEGGDKTASKTASKTASKNANKTASKNASKAPDNSESKNAGKSGS, from the coding sequence ATGCGCAAATGGATGCTTGCCGGATTATGTCTGGTCATCGGGCTGGGACTCGAATTATTGGCGGGGCCGGGGAACGCGGAGGCAGCCAGCAAGTCGGCGGCCGGCGGGAAGGCGACCAACGTGTACATGAATGGATTTCAGCTGACGGAATGGAGATGGGAGCGCAATTACATCATGGTTCCGTTGTTTGCTTTTGACGATTACAGTTACTTCGGCAACCCGAACGATCAGGAGATTACGTACAAATGGGATGCGGCAACCAAGACGGTATGGGTCTATTCCAAGGGCAAGACGAATGCCGTGAAGCTGATCGCGGACAAGACGGCCGCTTGGGTGAATGGCAAAGAAGTGGAGCTGGCGGCCCCGGTCAAAATCATTGACGGCCACACGTATGTGCCGCTCCGCTTCGTGAGCGAGGCGCTGGGCGGCGAGGTGGAGTGGAACAACAGCAACCGCACGGCGATTATCCGGACGCCGGAACGGGTCCGGCGGGATGAGGTGCTGCGCACGGGAGGGCTGGAGGATGCGCGCAAGGAGGCCTTGCTGCTGCCCTCCGTCTTCCCGAATCGGGAGCTGCCGTATCGGGCCGAAGGCTTCGAGGTCAAGATTGAATTCCCGGAAGGAGAGGCTTTGCGCTACTACTATACGGTGAAGGATGTGAAAAGCTACATCGCCGTGAATGCGGACGGCCTGGCAGAGGTCTTATGGCAGGGACGGACGACGGCCAATCCGGACACCTATCTGGAGGAGAGCGGGACCCGGCCTGAAGGGGAGGAGGCGCTGATCTATTTTCAGCACACGTTCCCGGTTCAGGATACGGTCAAATACGGCAAGATCGACAAGGACGGCAAGGCGACCGAGCTGGGTACCTTCGAGGTTAAGCGATCGCTGCGGAACTCCGCGGACGCGGTGACGGCCATTGCCGGGGAGAAGCGTAAGGATGCGGCAGACCCCGAAGGCGGCGACAAGACCGCAAGCAAGACCGCAAGCAAGACCGCAAGCAAGAATGCAAACAAGACCGCAAGCAAGAATGCAAGCAAGGCCCCCGACAACAGCGAGAGCAAGAATGCGGGCAAGAGCGGAAGCTAG
- a CDS encoding LysE family translocator, with product MNLFFTYLLAGLAVAMPVGAMTVEMTKQGLKKGFMHGWAVGLGGMTIDLLLIIALYMGLASILAIPYIQIPMWIIGAGFLAFLGYDSIKNSDQDIALAGDKPNKSFFSSYRNGLLVAVSPGNLVFWISVFGAVLSDSYDMTQPAKFLIVGAGILAGILVHDVGLLAIVAVTRKAMSRTMIKRVSIIAGFILFGFAGYFLYEFIVAIKGIV from the coding sequence TTGAATCTATTTTTCACGTATCTGCTAGCGGGGCTTGCCGTTGCAATGCCAGTCGGTGCAATGACCGTTGAAATGACGAAGCAAGGTCTGAAAAAGGGTTTTATGCATGGTTGGGCTGTAGGATTAGGCGGAATGACCATCGATCTCCTATTAATTATTGCGTTATATATGGGCCTGGCTTCCATACTTGCTATCCCTTACATTCAGATCCCAATGTGGATTATCGGGGCAGGGTTCTTGGCGTTTTTAGGCTATGATTCTATCAAAAACTCGGATCAAGATATTGCGTTAGCTGGCGATAAACCGAACAAATCATTTTTCAGCTCCTATCGCAATGGGCTGCTTGTAGCCGTGTCGCCGGGGAATCTCGTGTTTTGGATCTCCGTATTTGGAGCGGTACTTTCGGATTCGTATGATATGACACAACCTGCCAAATTTTTAATCGTCGGGGCAGGGATTTTAGCCGGCATCCTCGTCCATGATGTTGGTCTGCTGGCCATCGTTGCGGTAACGAGGAAAGCCATGAGCAGAACGATGATCAAAAGGGTATCCATTATTGCAGGATTTATTTTATTTGGTTTTGCGGGCTATTTTTTATATGAGTTTATCGTAGCTATCAAAGGAATAGTATAA
- a CDS encoding endo-beta-N-acetylglucosaminidase has product MKRVKPTVLSRSNMKRKFAVLLSTAMIAGALTGWAGQAHAAQPHSSYWYPDTLLEWSPQTDKDAPFNRSSVKLNAERVQGYKVNPNAKTEPKVMALASMYKSTSGAPSQGNDQFHGYAFSYWQYVDKLIMWGGSAGEGLIVPPSADVIDAGHKNGVPVYGTVFLPQTEHGGKIEWLRDLVQQKEDGSFPVADKLIEVASYYGFDGWFINQETQGATPEDAQLMQQFVKYMQKKKPSHMEIIWYDSMIKEGPVKWQGALTDKNSMFFQDGEERVADQMFIDFRWQFKKEGQYDYVTPFQNSPKLADSLKRDPYELYAGMDLEGGGGYQGKYNFPVLFPEDGTAVTSLGLYRPDWAFNTTKTNQDFMEKEQKLWVGENKDPSNTKAQGNAWRGIAHDIVDKTVITKADFITHFNTGNGKQFSVNGKKVRDREWFNRSLQDILPTWRWMVDEQGQKLKPSFDFATSFYGGSSLRLLGTVAPGASTNVKLFKTDIAATSALQMSLIYQSNDSEAADINIGVALEGAPDEYKIVKPASTEKAGVHGDWTRAVYDLSPYAGQKIAGVSVQVEGKERDNLYEVNIGRLEIGNRNDKAAEVGQVSDLKLIENDIRDGIYADARLTWTPLGDDAMLYEVYRVLPDGSREFAGATGNNYYYVSEMKRSGMEQETKLAVVPVNRHYEQGRAATQSFEWPAYPAPKADFEADKTFVAPGEAVQLTDKSSEVTAEWEWSFPGGTPASSTERHPKVSYAEEGTYEITLKAKNAAGEDVMTKSKLITVSKEAAFRSEDLAIGAKTEASSFVNDSEAPQFAVDGEMSTKWCAVGSGEHWLSVDLGQAHEITQFVVHHAEAGGESPAFNTREFKIQLSMDGESWSDAVTVTDNDKATSKHAIAKTEARYVRLLVQKPTQGGDTAARIYGFEVLGLKNKPAAE; this is encoded by the coding sequence ATGAAACGCGTAAAACCAACAGTTCTGTCCCGGAGCAATATGAAGCGCAAATTTGCCGTATTGCTAAGCACGGCGATGATCGCCGGAGCGCTCACCGGATGGGCCGGACAAGCCCATGCCGCGCAGCCGCATTCGTCCTATTGGTATCCGGACACGCTGCTGGAATGGTCGCCGCAGACAGACAAGGATGCGCCATTCAACCGCAGCTCGGTGAAGCTGAATGCCGAACGGGTTCAGGGCTACAAGGTGAATCCGAATGCGAAGACGGAGCCGAAGGTAATGGCGCTCGCATCCATGTACAAAAGCACGAGCGGCGCCCCATCGCAAGGGAACGATCAGTTCCACGGCTATGCATTCAGCTACTGGCAGTATGTGGACAAGCTCATTATGTGGGGCGGTTCCGCAGGGGAAGGGCTGATTGTGCCTCCAAGCGCGGATGTCATCGATGCAGGGCATAAGAACGGCGTCCCGGTATATGGAACCGTTTTCCTGCCGCAGACGGAACATGGCGGCAAGATCGAATGGCTGCGCGATCTGGTGCAGCAGAAGGAGGACGGATCGTTCCCGGTCGCGGACAAGCTGATTGAAGTCGCGTCGTATTACGGCTTCGACGGGTGGTTCATCAACCAGGAGACGCAGGGGGCGACACCGGAAGATGCGCAGCTTATGCAGCAGTTTGTGAAATATATGCAAAAAAAGAAGCCGTCCCATATGGAAATCATCTGGTACGATTCGATGATTAAGGAAGGGCCGGTCAAATGGCAAGGCGCCTTGACGGACAAGAACAGCATGTTCTTCCAGGACGGGGAAGAGCGGGTGGCGGATCAGATGTTCATCGACTTCCGCTGGCAGTTCAAAAAAGAAGGCCAATATGATTACGTCACGCCGTTCCAGAACTCGCCCAAGCTGGCCGACAGCTTGAAGCGCGATCCGTATGAGCTGTATGCGGGCATGGATCTGGAAGGCGGCGGGGGGTACCAGGGCAAATACAACTTCCCGGTATTGTTCCCGGAAGACGGCACGGCCGTAACCTCGCTGGGCCTGTATCGTCCGGACTGGGCATTCAACACGACGAAGACGAACCAGGATTTCATGGAGAAGGAGCAGAAGCTTTGGGTCGGGGAGAATAAGGACCCGTCGAATACGAAGGCGCAAGGCAACGCATGGCGCGGCATCGCCCATGATATTGTAGACAAGACGGTCATTACGAAGGCGGACTTTATTACGCATTTCAATACGGGGAACGGGAAGCAATTCAGTGTGAACGGGAAAAAGGTGCGCGATCGTGAGTGGTTCAACCGGAGCCTTCAGGATATTTTGCCGACCTGGCGCTGGATGGTGGACGAGCAGGGTCAGAAGCTGAAGCCTAGCTTCGATTTCGCCACTTCCTTCTATGGCGGAAGCTCGCTGAGACTGCTCGGGACGGTCGCGCCGGGGGCTTCAACGAACGTGAAGCTGTTCAAGACCGACATCGCGGCGACGTCCGCCTTGCAAATGTCGCTCATCTATCAATCCAATGACAGCGAAGCGGCGGACATTAACATTGGCGTAGCCTTGGAGGGGGCTCCGGACGAGTACAAGATCGTGAAGCCGGCTTCCACCGAAAAAGCTGGGGTTCATGGCGATTGGACGCGTGCCGTCTACGACTTGAGCCCATATGCGGGCCAGAAGATCGCCGGCGTCTCGGTTCAAGTGGAAGGCAAGGAAAGGGACAATCTGTACGAGGTCAATATCGGCCGGCTGGAGATTGGCAATCGGAACGACAAAGCGGCGGAAGTCGGGCAAGTCTCTGATCTGAAGCTCATTGAGAACGATATCCGCGACGGCATCTATGCCGATGCGCGCTTGACCTGGACCCCGCTCGGCGACGATGCGATGCTCTACGAAGTATACCGCGTCCTGCCGGACGGCTCCCGCGAGTTCGCCGGGGCGACAGGCAACAACTATTACTATGTGTCCGAGATGAAGCGCAGCGGCATGGAGCAGGAGACGAAGCTGGCGGTCGTGCCGGTGAATCGTCACTATGAGCAAGGCCGCGCGGCGACGCAATCGTTCGAATGGCCGGCCTATCCGGCGCCGAAGGCGGACTTCGAAGCCGACAAGACCTTCGTGGCGCCGGGGGAAGCCGTGCAGCTGACGGACAAATCGTCCGAGGTTACGGCGGAATGGGAATGGAGCTTCCCGGGCGGCACACCTGCTTCCAGCACGGAGCGCCATCCGAAGGTGAGCTATGCGGAGGAAGGAACGTATGAGATTACGCTGAAGGCCAAGAACGCGGCCGGTGAAGACGTAATGACGAAATCTAAGCTGATTACGGTATCCAAAGAGGCGGCATTCCGCTCGGAGGATCTGGCGATCGGAGCGAAGACGGAGGCGTCCAGCTTCGTCAATGACAGCGAAGCGCCGCAATTCGCCGTCGATGGAGAGATGAGCACGAAGTGGTGCGCTGTCGGCAGCGGCGAGCATTGGCTGTCGGTGGATCTGGGGCAGGCGCATGAGATTACCCAGTTCGTCGTTCACCATGCCGAAGCAGGCGGTGAGTCTCCTGCCTTCAATACGCGCGAATTCAAGATTCAGCTGAGCATGGACGGGGAGAGCTGGAGCGATGCGGTTACCGTGACTGACAACGACAAGGCGACGAGTAAGCATGCGATTGCGAAGACCGAGGCTCGCTACGTCCGGCTGCTCGTGCAGAAGCCGACACAGGGCGGAGACACGGCTGCGCGCATCTACGGCTTTGAAGTGCTCGGCTTGAAGAACAAGCCCGCGGCGGAGTAA
- a CDS encoding tetratricopeptide repeat protein, producing MSKFLAFGMLFWLFGNPIVAIIVLLLILYVLDRRFVGLSPSLFKPLKRRNRIGKLKQQLGTNPHDVSAKMELARLLIERRAYREARQWLEPLQETMDHSAEFWDDLGTCWLHTGEPERGEAAIRKALELNPRVKYGQPHLRLASLYAETDKNRAIEALQDYLEVHSSSCESYYRLGQLYEQLGRKEEAREAWNQAVAIYRSLPRYKKREERKWMLKSMLKR from the coding sequence GTGAGCAAATTTCTGGCCTTTGGCATGCTATTTTGGCTGTTTGGCAATCCGATTGTAGCGATCATCGTGCTGCTGCTCATTCTATATGTGCTCGATCGGCGCTTCGTCGGGCTGTCGCCGAGCTTGTTCAAGCCGCTGAAGCGCCGGAATCGAATCGGGAAGCTGAAGCAGCAGCTCGGCACCAACCCGCATGATGTGTCCGCCAAGATGGAGCTCGCCCGGCTGCTGATCGAGCGCAGAGCCTACCGGGAAGCGAGACAATGGCTGGAGCCGCTGCAGGAGACGATGGATCATTCGGCTGAATTCTGGGATGATCTCGGAACCTGCTGGCTGCACACCGGCGAGCCGGAACGGGGAGAAGCCGCGATCAGGAAGGCGTTGGAGCTGAATCCCCGGGTCAAGTACGGCCAGCCGCATCTCCGGCTCGCCTCTCTGTATGCAGAGACGGACAAGAACCGGGCGATTGAGGCTTTGCAGGACTATCTGGAGGTTCATTCGTCATCATGCGAATCGTATTACCGCCTCGGCCAGCTGTACGAGCAGCTTGGCCGTAAGGAGGAAGCCCGGGAAGCGTGGAACCAGGCTGTCGCGATCTACCGCTCGCTGCCGCGTTACAAGAAGCGGGAAGAACGGAAGTGGATGCTGAAGAGCATGCTCAAGCGGTAG
- the maa gene encoding maltose O-acetyltransferase: protein MVSEKEKMIRGELYLAGDEELVRDRERARRLTRLYNQTVETDYKERTSLLQSLFGSLGEGGYIEPSFKCDYGYNIHVGSRFYANFDCVMLDVCEIRIGDDCFLAPGVHIYTATHPLDPIERSSGAEFGKPVTIGDRVWIGGRAVINPGVTIGNNVVVASGAVVTKDVPDNVVVGGNPARIIKTIDVK from the coding sequence ATGGTTTCGGAAAAGGAGAAAATGATCCGGGGCGAGCTGTACCTTGCCGGAGATGAAGAGTTGGTGCGTGACCGCGAGCGGGCCAGACGATTGACCCGGCTGTACAATCAGACCGTGGAAACGGATTACAAGGAGCGGACTAGCCTGCTGCAATCGCTCTTCGGCAGCTTGGGAGAAGGGGGCTATATCGAGCCGTCGTTCAAATGCGATTACGGCTACAACATTCATGTCGGAAGCCGATTCTATGCCAATTTCGACTGTGTCATGCTCGATGTATGCGAGATTCGCATCGGCGACGACTGCTTCCTGGCGCCGGGTGTTCACATCTATACGGCCACCCACCCGCTGGATCCGATAGAGCGCAGCTCCGGGGCAGAGTTCGGCAAGCCGGTAACGATCGGCGATCGGGTCTGGATTGGCGGCCGGGCCGTCATCAATCCGGGCGTCACGATCGGCAACAATGTCGTCGTCGCTTCAGGAGCCGTCGTCACGAAGGATGTGCCTGACAATGTCGTCGTCGGAGGCAACCCGGCGCGCATCATCAAGACGATCGACGTTAAATAG
- a CDS encoding class I SAM-dependent methyltransferase, with amino-acid sequence MSERRFNPENMARLDSPERRQSLPPERLVALLNIEDGDTVIDIGAGTGYFTLPAAKLTRGKVIALDAEPQMLEELQTRAREAGLSHIQSQLGEIERMPLPDGAADHVIASLVLHEVEPPEQGLKEIQRILKPGGRVLIAEWDVKKPKEGPPPAHRILSDDLLHAMLQLGFKEISVSFPSEQYYVMTGMKA; translated from the coding sequence ATGTCAGAACGTCGCTTCAACCCGGAGAACATGGCGAGGCTGGATAGCCCGGAACGCCGTCAATCGCTCCCCCCTGAGCGCCTAGTCGCCTTATTGAACATCGAGGATGGAGATACGGTCATCGATATCGGCGCAGGCACAGGATATTTCACCCTGCCTGCAGCGAAGCTGACCCGCGGCAAGGTGATTGCGCTGGATGCCGAGCCGCAGATGCTGGAGGAACTGCAGACGCGGGCCCGCGAGGCAGGCCTCAGCCATATCCAGAGCCAGCTCGGGGAGATTGAACGCATGCCGCTGCCGGATGGGGCGGCCGATCATGTCATCGCCTCGCTCGTGCTGCATGAGGTGGAGCCGCCAGAGCAGGGCTTGAAGGAGATCCAACGCATTCTGAAGCCGGGCGGCCGGGTGCTGATCGCCGAATGGGACGTGAAGAAGCCGAAGGAAGGCCCGCCGCCCGCTCACCGGATATTGTCCGATGATCTGCTGCATGCGATGCTGCAGCTCGGCTTCAAGGAGATCAGCGTCTCTTTTCCTTCTGAACAATATTACGTGATGACCGGCATGAAGGCGTAG
- a CDS encoding thioredoxin family protein: MPIVELTDATFEEHIRKHPIVLVEFWAPWCKPCTAMTPVMEQLAAEAGGRASIAACNADVNFVAAVRYQLQGIPSLMVFKEGREFARKVGTQPLSVLLGMIESAHEADF; this comes from the coding sequence GTGCCGATCGTGGAACTAACGGATGCCACATTTGAGGAGCATATACGGAAGCATCCGATCGTGCTGGTAGAATTTTGGGCGCCGTGGTGCAAGCCCTGCACAGCCATGACCCCCGTAATGGAGCAGTTGGCCGCCGAAGCCGGGGGGCGGGCAAGCATTGCCGCGTGCAATGCGGATGTGAACTTCGTCGCCGCTGTCCGTTACCAGCTTCAAGGCATACCATCGCTGATGGTGTTCAAGGAGGGCAGGGAGTTCGCGCGGAAGGTAGGCACCCAGCCGCTATCCGTGCTGCTGGGCATGATAGAGAGCGCTCATGAAGCCGATTTTTAA